One stretch of Podospora bellae-mahoneyi strain CBS 112042 chromosome 2, whole genome shotgun sequence DNA includes these proteins:
- a CDS encoding hypothetical protein (EggNog:ENOG503P25U) — MHVVPRFGQARAAIKRIPPKRPNAVAAPIHHPPILSPDLPRVPLVAIFHAVSISSCSAIPRLINVPTDLYQAVVADGSVQIHTRTVDASILPTFEKRSESEDDQQTTRCSDCLPSRIVLLDTLDSWGLGTSNTPVRPTKPTPTMAMPRPGDNFQGEQVFWSPSGPAPAFYYPHNEPSSCRSSQNFSNSPPVQPFADAQFDIFEWHPYFQSCLRYFLDHAQYEGPIQALAAFVNIQLPFQRSTNPVLSSRANSPSGGGPGLAAGFSAQGSSGRAAGVGPGMAGPGGAGLLGGFPSHISLLPYIRRLVATGFDFPAVLHGFFGDDWQRGIGQFHEQERRNYLFATKSNSWLDVKAAYDMGAEETIPFLKPLQNTTEKEIQAAEAAWSEWLAMQDWMVGPRGLTAINTPPPGGHGRRGKPYIKREEN; from the exons ATGCACGTCGTCCCAAGGTTTGGTCAAGCGCGGGCGGCTATAAAAAGGATCCCTCCCAAGCGCCCTAACGCAGTTGCCGCCCccattcatcatccccccatcTTATCCCCAGACCTCCCCCGTGTCCCCCTGGTGGCAATCTTTCATGCTGTATCTATTTCCAGCTGTAGCGCAATACCTCGCTTGATCAACGTTCCAACCGACCTGTACCAGGCTGTTGTTGCCGACGGTTCAGTGCAGATTCACACGCGAACAGTGGACGCTTCCATCCTTCCAACATTCGAGAAGAGGTCTGAGAGCGAAGACGACCAACAAACCACCCGCTGCTCAGACTGTCTCCCTTCAAGAATTGTGTTATTAGACACGTTGGACTCCTGG GGACTTGGAACATCGAACACCCCCGTTCGTCCAACGAAACCAACACCGACCATGGCGATGCCTCGGCCAGGTGACAACTTCCAAGGGGAACAGGTATTTTGGTCTCCCTCCGGGCCGGCTCCAGCCTTCTATTATCCTCACAACGAGCCCTCTTCGTGCCGGTCGTCTCAGAACTTTAGTAACAGTCCTCCCGTCCAGCCCTTTGCCGACGCCCAGTTCGACATCTTCGAGTGGCATCCCTACTTCCAGTCCTGTTTGCGATACTTTCTCGACCACGCCCAGTACGAAGGTCCGATCCAggccctcgccgcctttgTCAACATCCAGCTGCCCTTTCAGAGATCCACAAATCCGGTCTTATCCTCGCGGGCCAATTCCCCTTCGGGTGGTGGCCCTGGATTAGCTGCCGGGTTTAGCGCACAGGGCTCGTCGGGTCGAGCAGCCGGTGTTGGACCCGGGATGGCTGGGCCCGGGGGGGCAGGTCTGTTAGGGGGATTCCCATCCCACATCTCGCTGCTGCCGTATATCCGCCGACTGGTGGCGACCGGGTTCGACTTTCCGGCCGTGCTCCATGGGTTCTTTGGGGACGACTGGCAGAGAGGGATAGGGCAGTTCCAcgagcaggagaggaggaattATCTGTTTGCGACAAAGAGCAACAGCTGGCTGGATGTCAAGGCGGCGTATGACATGGGGGCAGAGGAGACGATACCATTTTTGAAGCCGTTGCAAAACACgacggagaaggagattcaggcggccgaggcggcgTGGAGCGAGTGGTTGGCCATGCAGGACTG GATGGTGGGACCTAGAGGACTGACAGCGATTAACACCCCCCCGCCGGGCGGACACGGACGACGAGGGAAGCCTTATATCAAGAGGGAAGAAAACTGA